One Aegilops tauschii subsp. strangulata cultivar AL8/78 chromosome 7, Aet v6.0, whole genome shotgun sequence genomic window carries:
- the LOC109732703 gene encoding uncharacterized protein — translation MTLFKAMFGYEPRHWGITAEGTCSVPALQSWLDERATVQALLQQHLNRAQQLMKDQADKKRSFRTFVVGDTVYLKLQPYIQSSVASRANQKLAYKFYGPFPIIDKINEVAYKLQLPPQATVHPVFHVSLPRQALLPGTSAETHLPHCLDDLAVPEAVLQTRWRKYIDGVREQVKIQWSASSNLGITWEDKASLMARFPHVEAWGQASSEGGGDVSTPDNGDP, via the coding sequence ATGACACTGTTCAAAGCCATGTTCGGCTACGAACCTCGCCACTGGGGAATCACAGCAGAAGGTACATGTTCAGTACCAGCACTCCAATCTTGGCTTGACGAGCGCGCCACTGTCCAAGCATTACTGCAGCAACACCTCAACCGAGCGCAACAACTGATGAAGGACCAAGCTGACAAGAAGCGTTCCTTTCGAACATTCGTGGTGGGTGACACAGTTTACCTCAAGCTGCAGCCATATATACAATCTTCCGTCGCCTCAAGAGCAAATCAAAAGCTGGCTTACAAGTTCTACGGGCCTTTCCCCATCATCGACAAGATCAATGAGGTGGCGTACAAGCTCCAGCTACCCCCACAAGCAACAGTTCACCCTGTGTTCCACGTTTCACTCCCCCGGCAAGCTCTCCTCCCTGGTACGAGCGCTGAAACTCACCTTCCACACTGTTTGGATGACCTCGCTGTGCCGGAAGCTGTTCTTCAGACCCGCTGGCGCAAGTACATAGACGGCGTCCGTGAACAAGTGAAGATACAATGGTCAGCTTCTTCCAATCTGGGCATCACTTGGGAGGATAAAGCAAGCTTGATGGCCCGGTTCCCGCATGTGGAGGCTTGGGGGCAAGCCTCTTCCGAAGGAGGAGGGGATGTCAGCACCCCCGACAACGGTGACCCATAA